In a single window of the Orcinus orca chromosome 9, mOrcOrc1.1, whole genome shotgun sequence genome:
- the PRSS2 gene encoding LOW QUALITY PROTEIN: trypsin-2 (The sequence of the model RefSeq protein was modified relative to this genomic sequence to represent the inferred CDS: inserted 1 base in 1 codon) — MNPLLIVAFVGAAVAFPTDADDKIIGGYTCAAHSIPYQVSLNSGYHFCRGSLNSDQWVVSAAHCYKSPLLCFARNGRLQARLGERNIDVLEGREQLVDAAKIVRHPSSSSWTLNRDILLIKLSSPAVIDARXSTLALPSAYAPAGTQCLISGWGNTLSSGVNYPELLQCLSQAECEASYPGQITDNMVCAGFLEGGNDSCQGDSGGPVACNGELQGIVSWGSGCAQKGKPGVYTKVCNYVDWIQQTIADNSESPRPSAIIMLIK, encoded by the exons ATGAATCCACTGCTGATCGTTGCCTTTGTGGGAGCTGCTG TTGCTTTTCCCACGGACGCTGATGACAAGATCATAGGGGGCTACACCTGTGCAGCGCATTCTATCCCCTACCAGGTGTCCCTGAACTCCGGCTACCACTTCTGCAGGGGCTCCCTCAACAGTGACCAGTGGGTGGTGTCCGCGGCTCACTGCTACAAGTC GCCTTTACTGTGCTTCGCCCGCAATGGCCGCCTCCAGGCGAGGCTGGGAGAGCGCAACATCGACGTCCTGGAGGGCCGTGAGCAGCTCGTCGACGCGGCCAAGATCGTCCGCCACCCCAGCTCCAGCAGCTGGACTCTGAACAGGGACATCTTGCTGATCAAACTCTCCTCGCCTGCGGTCATTGATGCCC GGTCCACCTTAGCTCTGCCCAGCGCCTATGCGCCCGCTGGCACCCAGTGCCTCATCTCCGGCTGGGGCAACACCCTGAGCTCTGGAG TCAACTACCCCGAGCTGCTGCAGTGCCTGAGTCAGGCCGAGTGTGAAGCCTCGTACCCTGGACAGATCACTGACAACATGGTCTGCGCCGGCTTCCTCGAGGGAGGCAATGATTCGTGCCAG GGTGACTCTGGCGGCCCTGTGGCCTGCAACGGAGAGCTCCAGGGCATTGTTTCCTGGGGCTCTGGCTGTGCCCAGAAGGGCAAGCCCGGGGTCTACACCAAGGTCTGCAACTATGTGGACTGGATTCAGCAGACCATCGCTGACAACAGCGAAAGCCCCCGCCCCTCTGCCATCATTATGCTAATAAAGTGA